A portion of the Sulfuriferula sp. AH1 genome contains these proteins:
- the hflX gene encoding GTPase HflX, with the protein MFERHSGNERVVLASMDFGEPDYRDSVEELHRLAESAGLTVVNLIEGRRARPDPALFAGSGKVEEIAAMVQATEAGVVIFNHALSPAQERNLEQALQCRVVDRTTLILDIFASRAKSAEGILQVELAQLAHIATRLVRGWTHLERQKGGIGLRGPGETQLETDRRLIGKRVKLLKERLAKLHRQRTIQRRARNRGRVMSISLVGYTNAGKSTLFNALTNAGSYAADQLFATLDTTTRQLYLPEVGEIVLSDTVGFITRLPHTLVESFRATLEETIQADLLLHVVDAASPMRDKHINEVNKVLNEIGAANVPQILVMNKIDLCSSLPGIERDEYDKITAIRLSAKTGLGINTLREALTEAKMHFMQPLPDIVQTNIINNEYHPELD; encoded by the coding sequence ATGTTTGAACGCCATAGCGGCAATGAACGAGTCGTGCTCGCCAGCATGGACTTTGGCGAACCGGATTACCGTGACAGCGTCGAAGAATTGCATCGCCTCGCCGAAAGCGCAGGGCTCACCGTAGTCAATCTGATCGAAGGTCGGCGTGCACGCCCGGACCCTGCATTATTTGCAGGCAGCGGCAAAGTCGAGGAAATTGCCGCCATGGTGCAGGCGACAGAGGCCGGCGTGGTCATATTCAATCATGCGCTCTCCCCGGCACAGGAACGCAATCTTGAACAGGCATTGCAATGCCGCGTAGTCGATCGCACCACGCTCATACTGGACATATTCGCCAGTCGTGCAAAAAGTGCGGAAGGCATATTGCAGGTCGAGCTTGCTCAGCTCGCGCATATCGCTACCCGTCTGGTGCGCGGCTGGACCCACCTTGAACGGCAGAAAGGCGGTATAGGCTTGCGCGGTCCAGGTGAGACCCAGCTCGAAACCGACCGCCGTCTGATCGGCAAACGCGTCAAGCTGCTCAAGGAACGATTAGCCAAATTGCACCGCCAACGCACTATCCAGCGCCGCGCGCGGAACCGGGGGCGAGTGATGTCAATCTCGCTGGTCGGATATACCAACGCCGGCAAGTCAACCTTGTTCAATGCACTGACAAATGCCGGTTCGTACGCTGCCGATCAACTGTTCGCCACTCTTGACACCACAACCCGCCAACTCTATTTGCCAGAGGTCGGCGAAATCGTACTATCCGACACCGTCGGTTTTATTACCCGTCTGCCGCATACCCTGGTCGAAAGCTTTCGCGCCACACTGGAAGAAACCATACAGGCCGACTTGTTGCTGCATGTCGTCGATGCCGCCAGTCCGATGCGCGACAAACATATCAACGAAGTCAATAAGGTATTGAATGAAATCGGCGCAGCCAACGTTCCGCAGATTCTGGTAATGAATAAGATTGATTTATGCTCATCCTTACCCGGCATCGAAAGGGATGAATATGATAAAATTACAGCAATCCGGCTCAGCGCCAAAACCGGACTCGGAATAAATACGCTGCGCGAGGCGCTAACAGAAGCTAAAATGCATTTTATGCAGCCGCTGCCAGACATCGTTCAAACGAACATTATTAACAACGAATATCACCCGGAATTGGATTAA
- the hfq gene encoding RNA chaperone Hfq produces the protein MSAPKNNRGLLLQDPFLDTLRKDNVPVSVYLVNGIKLQGQIEAYDQYVVLLKNMVTQMVYKHAISTIVPSRPVPLHAE, from the coding sequence ATGAGCGCACCTAAAAATAACAGAGGCTTACTGCTTCAGGATCCATTCCTCGACACCTTGCGCAAAGATAATGTGCCTGTATCAGTATATCTGGTAAATGGCATTAAACTTCAGGGTCAAATTGAAGCCTACGATCAATATGTCGTCCTGCTGAAAAACATGGTAACGCAAATGGTTTACAAACACGCCATTTCCACCATCGTCCCCTCACGCCCAGTTCCCTTGCATGCAGAGTAA
- a CDS encoding bifunctional diguanylate cyclase/phosphodiesterase — MNTSNESVAIEGLLQAQWRLATNRDLDERQKIDAMLALAANYLQADSAWIIAIDELEKIGIHHKFERHPSATAEPSEDWIRILNGQITDSPNTPWLTGIITLETGQSTVSYIAAPLWLDKSRFGLLCFTSNTQQLFPPLVCGFVDLLAAGFSQILLQIHQQQALQDLALTDALTGLPNRRAAEIRLNEEIARAEREHDVMTLSICDLDRFKLINDHYGHKTGDNVLKWAARTLQQQMRDGDWIARWGGEEFLIFLHHADSDQAHHAIDRLRLIYQQTPFVRGNGTLELTMSVGMASVRAEKIDLARLLADADSALYEAKNAGRNRVVLHQSGQRATLWHGGEIQNALKNNRIIPAFQPIVDLQTGLPVAEEALARLTNNHGAPTPAADFIAAAEGLQLIHLIDDTIAHQTMKHCVMNQNSNANPEFAHFINLSPQFLSRPEMVRSLLNGVKQHCTMCDMPINGIKPLVFEITERQFINDFDQLTRQIQPLIDMGFRLALDDFGSGYSSFLYLAKLPISFLKIEGWMVNNMHGNTKILDIIQAIIEISRKQNIITIAENIEDAETAELLTKMGVNWGQGYYYGRPECIALP; from the coding sequence ATGAACACGAGCAATGAGTCAGTAGCCATCGAAGGGCTGCTGCAGGCGCAATGGCGACTGGCAACAAACAGGGATCTGGATGAGCGCCAGAAAATTGATGCCATGCTGGCACTTGCCGCGAACTATTTACAGGCTGACAGCGCATGGATTATCGCAATAGACGAATTAGAGAAAATCGGCATCCATCATAAATTTGAGCGACATCCCTCAGCAACCGCCGAACCAAGTGAAGACTGGATCAGGATATTAAACGGCCAGATTACCGACTCGCCCAATACCCCATGGCTTACCGGCATCATCACTCTGGAAACCGGTCAGTCCACCGTCTCGTATATTGCCGCACCGCTATGGCTGGACAAATCCCGTTTTGGCCTATTATGTTTTACCAGCAATACCCAGCAGCTTTTCCCGCCTCTTGTTTGCGGTTTTGTTGACCTGCTTGCAGCCGGATTCAGTCAAATATTATTACAGATCCATCAGCAACAAGCCTTGCAGGATCTCGCCCTTACCGATGCATTGACCGGCTTGCCTAACCGGCGCGCGGCTGAAATACGTCTGAACGAAGAAATAGCGCGAGCCGAACGCGAGCATGACGTAATGACACTTAGCATTTGCGACCTCGATCGATTCAAGCTCATCAACGATCACTATGGTCACAAAACGGGAGACAACGTCCTCAAATGGGCTGCCCGCACCCTGCAACAGCAAATGCGCGACGGCGACTGGATTGCCCGATGGGGTGGGGAGGAGTTTCTGATTTTCCTGCATCATGCAGACAGCGATCAGGCCCACCATGCCATAGACAGATTGCGGTTGATTTATCAGCAGACACCATTTGTCCGCGGCAATGGCACGCTAGAACTCACCATGAGCGTAGGCATGGCGAGCGTGCGCGCTGAAAAAATCGACTTGGCCCGGCTGCTTGCGGATGCAGACAGCGCGTTATATGAAGCCAAGAACGCGGGAAGGAATCGGGTGGTACTTCACCAAAGCGGGCAACGCGCTACATTGTGGCACGGAGGTGAAATACAAAACGCACTAAAAAACAACCGTATAATCCCCGCATTTCAACCCATCGTTGATTTGCAAACCGGCCTTCCCGTAGCTGAGGAGGCCTTGGCTCGCCTGACTAACAATCATGGCGCCCCTACTCCGGCAGCCGATTTCATTGCAGCTGCTGAAGGCCTGCAACTAATACACCTCATCGACGATACGATCGCACACCAGACCATGAAGCATTGCGTCATGAATCAAAACAGCAATGCAAATCCCGAATTCGCCCATTTCATTAATCTTTCACCGCAATTCCTGTCTCGCCCGGAAATGGTTCGAAGCCTGCTCAATGGGGTAAAACAGCATTGCACCATGTGCGATATGCCGATTAATGGCATCAAGCCACTGGTATTCGAAATTACCGAACGCCAGTTCATTAACGATTTCGATCAGTTAACCCGGCAAATCCAGCCGCTGATAGACATGGGATTCCGCCTGGCGCTAGATGATTTTGGAAGTGGTTACTCGTCTTTCCTTTATCTTGCCAAGCTCCCTATCAGCTTCCTGAAAATCGAAGGCTGGATGGTAAACAACATGCACGGCAATACCAAGATTCTTGATATCATTCAGGCCATTATTGAAATATCACGCAAACAAAACATAATTACTATTGCAGAAAACATAGAAGATGCCGAAACTGCGGAACTACTCACCAAAATGGGCGTCAATTGGGGACAAGGTTATTATTATGGTCGCCCCGAATGCATCGCTTTACCTTAA
- the pgi gene encoding glucose-6-phosphate isomerase: MTDCTQYPAWKKLKEHKKDMARIQMRFLFAEDPKRFKRFSLEAAGILLDFSKNRVTNTTMKLLTHLARDSDLPGAISAMFGGERINRTEGRSVLHTALRNRAATPVYVDGTDVMPQVNEVLSRMRSFTAAVRSGKWRGHSGKRITDIVNIGIGGSDLGPVMLTQALTPYWQSGLCAHFVSNVDPSQIMETLAAVNPETTLFIVASKSFTTPETLLNAQVARRWLVEQLGDESAVAKHFVAISTNTRKVRAFGIDPVNMFEFWDWVGGRYSIWSAVGLPVALMIGMDHFEALLDGGFAMDEHFRSAPLEKNMPVIMALLGVWHNDFWNADSHAIFPYDQYLARFPAYLQQLDMESNGKSVTLDGKSVHCQTGPIIWGEPGCNGQHAFFQLVHQGTRLVPADFLVAAESHHPVEHQHEVLLANCFAQTKALMRGKTRDEARVELIRSGVTGARLDALLPHKVFPGNRPSNTLLYRKLDPYTLGALIALYEHKVFVQGVLWNINSFDQWGVELGKQLAGAIESGLISEDRVTEHDSSTNGLMNACKRLRRA; encoded by the coding sequence ATGACAGATTGCACGCAGTACCCTGCCTGGAAGAAGCTTAAAGAACACAAGAAAGACATGGCGCGGATACAAATGCGTTTTTTATTTGCTGAAGATCCGAAGCGATTCAAGCGCTTTTCTTTGGAGGCTGCAGGCATTTTACTTGATTTTTCCAAAAATCGGGTAACCAATACAACGATGAAGTTATTGACGCATCTGGCGCGAGATTCCGATTTGCCTGGCGCAATTTCTGCCATGTTCGGCGGGGAGCGTATCAATCGTACCGAGGGGCGTTCGGTGTTGCATACTGCTTTGCGTAATCGTGCTGCCACACCTGTGTATGTGGATGGTACCGATGTCATGCCGCAAGTGAATGAGGTGTTGTCCCGTATGCGGAGTTTTACTGCAGCCGTGCGTAGCGGTAAATGGCGCGGCCACAGTGGCAAGCGTATCACGGATATCGTCAATATCGGAATTGGCGGCTCCGATCTGGGTCCGGTAATGTTGACGCAGGCCTTGACGCCGTACTGGCAATCGGGTTTGTGCGCGCATTTCGTGTCGAACGTCGATCCTAGCCAGATCATGGAAACCCTGGCCGCAGTTAATCCTGAAACCACTTTGTTTATCGTGGCATCCAAATCCTTTACTACGCCGGAAACGTTGCTGAATGCGCAGGTTGCCAGGCGCTGGCTGGTGGAACAGTTGGGCGATGAGTCTGCCGTTGCCAAACATTTTGTGGCGATTTCCACCAATACCCGAAAAGTTCGGGCTTTCGGCATCGATCCGGTGAATATGTTCGAATTCTGGGATTGGGTGGGTGGCCGATATTCCATCTGGTCGGCAGTGGGTTTGCCGGTTGCGCTGATGATAGGGATGGATCATTTTGAAGCGTTGCTGGACGGCGGGTTTGCAATGGATGAGCATTTCCGCAGTGCGCCGCTGGAAAAAAACATGCCGGTAATCATGGCGCTTTTGGGGGTATGGCACAATGATTTCTGGAATGCGGATAGCCATGCGATTTTCCCTTACGATCAATATCTGGCGCGTTTCCCCGCTTATCTGCAGCAACTGGATATGGAAAGCAATGGCAAGAGTGTGACGCTGGATGGCAAGTCAGTGCATTGCCAGACAGGGCCTATCATCTGGGGTGAGCCGGGATGCAACGGACAGCATGCCTTTTTTCAGCTGGTGCATCAGGGGACAAGATTGGTGCCGGCTGATTTTCTGGTGGCGGCGGAGTCACATCATCCGGTAGAACACCAGCACGAAGTGCTGCTGGCGAATTGCTTTGCCCAGACCAAGGCGTTGATGCGCGGAAAAACGCGTGACGAAGCGCGCGTGGAGCTGATACGTTCGGGCGTCACGGGCGCCCGTCTGGATGCGTTGTTGCCGCATAAAGTGTTCCCTGGCAATCGCCCTTCCAATACTTTATTGTATCGCAAGCTCGATCCTTACACCTTGGGTGCACTGATCGCGCTATATGAGCATAAAGTATTTGTGCAAGGCGTGCTGTGGAACATCAATTCGTTTGACCAGTGGGGGGTGGAGCTGGGTAAGCAGCTGGCCGGTGCAATCGAGAGCGGATTGATCTCGGAAGATAGGGTGACCGAGCATGATAGCTCGACTAACGGCTTGATGAACGCATGCAAGCGTTTACGTCGGGCATGA
- a CDS encoding FKBP-type peptidyl-prolyl cis-trans isomerase — MTTESGLIYEDTTVGTGATATAGQTVTVHYTGWLTNGTKFDSSKDRHQPFSFHLGAGEVIRGWDEGVAGMKVGGTRKLTIPPQLGYGARGAGGVIPPNATLVFEVELLGVK, encoded by the coding sequence ATGACAACCGAATCAGGATTAATTTACGAAGATACAACCGTAGGCACAGGCGCAACTGCCACTGCAGGCCAAACCGTGACAGTCCATTACACCGGCTGGCTTACCAATGGCACAAAATTTGATTCCAGCAAGGATCGCCACCAGCCGTTCAGCTTTCATCTCGGCGCAGGCGAAGTAATTCGCGGCTGGGATGAAGGCGTTGCCGGCATGAAGGTAGGCGGTACGCGCAAGCTGACCATTCCACCACAGCTTGGTTACGGCGCACGCGGTGCGGGCGGCGTCATCCCGCCTAACGCCACGCTGGTCTTCGAAGTCGAATTACTGGGCGTCAAGTAA
- a CDS encoding YdiU family protein, with the protein MPTLDSLNFCNHFANLTSFYYSKITPTPLPNANLLHLNHSAAALINLATDQTECNIADWLCGNAIPASAEPVAALYAGHQFGHFVSQLGDGRAILLGGIEGEHGYWELQLKGAGPTPYSRNSDGRAVLRSSIREYLGSEAMHGLGIPTTRALSLVGSSLPVYRETVETAAVIMRMSPSFIRFGSFEVFFYRGQPDAIRTLADYVIRHHYPELNACKDKYPRFLQAVVVATAKLIAQWQAVGFAHGVMNTDNMSILGLTLDYGPFGFLDHYDPGFICNHSDQGGRYAFDQQPDVAAWNLTRLAQALTPLMSVEDAKAALDVYPAVFTSAYIDLMCAKLGLTADKTRVPLIMQLLDILQENRVDYTIFMRRLCDFNSAADALNARLRDLFADRAAFDSWAAIYRTQLNTAQNDDHARAIAMRRVNPKYILRNYLAENAIVAARDHNDMSEINNLMHILQQPYDEHPGMEAYAAAPPDWAQHISVSCSS; encoded by the coding sequence CCCTTATCAATCTTGCCACCGATCAAACCGAATGCAATATTGCCGACTGGCTATGCGGCAATGCCATTCCAGCCAGTGCCGAGCCTGTAGCAGCACTCTATGCCGGTCACCAATTCGGTCATTTTGTATCGCAACTGGGGGATGGGCGCGCCATTTTGCTAGGCGGCATCGAAGGCGAACACGGTTATTGGGAACTCCAATTAAAAGGCGCGGGACCGACGCCCTATTCACGCAATAGCGATGGGCGCGCAGTATTGCGCTCCAGCATCCGTGAGTATCTGGGATCTGAAGCCATGCATGGTTTGGGCATTCCTACAACACGCGCACTCTCATTGGTCGGCAGCTCGTTACCAGTATATCGCGAGACCGTCGAAACAGCGGCAGTAATCATGCGCATGAGTCCAAGCTTTATCCGTTTCGGCTCATTTGAGGTATTTTTCTATCGCGGGCAACCCGATGCGATACGGACGCTCGCCGATTACGTTATCCGACACCATTACCCGGAACTGAATGCCTGCAAGGACAAGTACCCACGTTTTTTACAGGCCGTCGTCGTCGCCACAGCCAAACTGATAGCGCAATGGCAAGCTGTCGGCTTCGCGCACGGAGTAATGAATACCGACAACATGTCTATACTGGGATTAACCCTGGATTATGGTCCATTCGGCTTCCTCGACCATTACGACCCCGGATTCATTTGCAACCATTCGGATCAAGGCGGGCGTTATGCATTCGATCAGCAGCCGGATGTAGCGGCATGGAATCTGACCCGTCTGGCACAGGCGCTTACCCCTCTGATGAGCGTGGAGGATGCCAAAGCCGCCCTGGATGTCTATCCGGCAGTTTTTACCAGCGCCTATATTGATCTCATGTGTGCAAAATTAGGGCTGACCGCCGACAAGACCCGGGTACCGCTCATCATGCAATTACTCGACATCCTGCAAGAAAATCGTGTGGATTACACCATATTCATGCGCCGACTGTGCGATTTCAACAGCGCGGCCGATGCACTCAATGCGCGGTTGCGCGATTTGTTCGCAGACCGTGCGGCATTTGATAGCTGGGCGGCGATTTATCGCACCCAGCTTAATACAGCGCAAAACGACGATCATGCTCGCGCAATCGCCATGCGCCGCGTCAATCCAAAATACATACTACGTAACTACCTTGCAGAAAATGCCATCGTGGCGGCACGCGATCATAACGATATGAGCGAAATCAACAATCTGATGCACATATTGCAACAGCCTTATGACGAACATCCGGGCATGGAAGCCTATGCCGCAGCACCGCCTGACTGGGCACAGCATATCAGCGTAAGCTGCTCATCGTGA